The nucleotide window TATACCATCTAATATTACAGTGTTTTCTCAAATATCTCCTCCAAATATTTCTGGCCTGCTACTATTACATCCAACGGTTATTGTAGTTGAAAAAGGGCTTATAGGAAGTTACATAGAGCAAATGAAAGAAGCTGGACTTAACGTCTTAATTACGAATAATGATTTTGCAAGTACCTATTCCCAGATAGAAAATTGTATATTAAAAGTAGGAGAGTATTTTAATGTAACTAGTAAAGCTCAACAGTTAATAGATTGGATGAATCAGAAAATAAGCGATTTCTCTACTGCAGGAAATGTAAGCGTAGCTTATTTATTATGGATATGCCCAGATTTAAGTTTCTACACCGCTGGCGGGAACGTTTTTATAAATAGCATAATTGTTCAAGCGGGCGGTATTAACGTTTTTGCGAACTACTCTGGCTATCCATTATTAACCCCGTCACCACTATTGATAATAAAACCCTCTGTCGTAATTGCGCAGGAAGTATATAATTTAACTTACACCAACTACTTAATTTCCCAATATAAGGGAATAAATAGTAGTAATCTCTATATAATAGGAAATCTAGCAACTAACCTATTAAATGAACCAGGACCACTTTCGGTGTATTCCATACAAGTTATTAAACTCATAATTGAGGGAAAGGCGCCACATTTCATTTCAGACAATTGGGTGATAAACAATCTTAATGTAACTCTGCCGGTGTTTTAGATGGTTCGTTTAAGTGGTATTTTTTTAATTATAGGATTTATTATTTCGTTTTTGCTTGGGTTACTCTACGGTGATGTTACTATACCGATTAGCGAGATTTTCCATCCTAGCGGAGTTTACGCTTATATATTGCTTAACATAAGATTACCTACCTTAACTGTGGCAATTCTCATAGGTGCAATCTTATCCACATCTGGGGCAGTTCTTCAGATGTTATTGAGAAATCCACTCGTAGATCCCTATATAAGTGGGACAGCATCTGGTGGGGCTTTTGGGGCAGTTCTTACGTATTTACTGCTGATGCTTAATTTGCCCTTTTCATGGATAATATACTTCCAACCTTTGGTAGCATTCTTCACTGCAACGCTAGCAACCTTGATAACCATAATGATTGGAAAGAAATCAGGATATCTTGGTCTTGTGATTGGTGGTGTTTTAGTCTCGTTCATTTTCTCATCTCTGGTAACGGTCATATTATCAGTAATGAGCGCTAAATATCCTCAAATACCCCCACTTACCTTTTGGCTCTTGGGAGATATTAGCGTAGTTGGCTGGTTTAATGCCATAATATTATCATTATTTGCCATTCTCTTACTTTACTTTAGCCTATCAAATTCTAGATTGATAGACTTACTATCAATAAGTGATGAGATTAGTTATTCTCAAGGGGTAAATCCTAATAAGCAGAGAGTCTTCTGGCTATTATTCATAAGTCTTGTAGTAGCTTACTGTGTTTCAATAGCCGGTATTATAGGATTTTTAGGCATAATAGTTCCACATATTATTAGGAGATTAATTGGAGGAAACACAAGCCAGCTAGTGATGTATTCCTCACTATTAGGTTCAACAATCTTAATTCTAAGTAACATTTTATCTCATGGTATATTTGGTTATTTTATTCCTCTAACTGCGCTTCTTTCAATCATGGGAGCTCCAATAATGATATTCGCGTTGGTGAGAAAAGATGTTAACGTTGAGGAATATTAGTGTAAGATTAGGAGGCAAATTAATTTTGTCAAGCATTTCTTTTAGTGCAGTAAAAGGTATTAATGTGATTTTAGGACCAAATGGAAGTGGTAAGACTACGCTACTAAGAGCGATAATTGGGATGATAAAGTATGATGGTGAAATAAGAGTCGATGGTGAAATATCATACGTTCCAGCTGAGTTTTTCTCTCCTAGTATGAAAGTTCTAGATGTATTAAAAGCAGGTAGAAAAAGGGCTAATTATGAATCATATATAAAGGAGTTAAATGTGGAGAAGTTTCTTGAGAGAGATTTCTCCACCTTAAGCTCTGGTGAAAGAAAACTAATCTTAGTAACAAAGGCTCTAGCTGAGGGAGACAATGTAATAATGGATGAACCTCTTTCAAATCTTGACGTTAAAAATAAATTCTTTGTGATGAATATTTTAAAGAAGTTTAACCATAAGACCTTTCTGATTACTTCTCATGAGCTAGAAACTTTAAGGTATGCTGATAAAGCTATCGTGATCAATAAAGGAAAATTGGAATATGATGGAGGAGTTAGCGATCTTTCTGACGATCTACTTTCCAACGTATATGGTATAAAGTTCAAAAAAATACAAGTTGACGGTAAAACATTCTTTAATGTTACGGGATAATAAGCGTTTAAAGGGAGGCAGAGTAATTTGTATTTGTAGTTAAAGCTTATGTTTCGATTAGATCACGATGTAGTTAAGTTTTCATTAGGTTGCAAATTTTTATAACTTAACTATGTTTTCATCAAAGAAATTAATTAAATCTAACTTATCCTACCTATAACGTATTTTTCAGTTAACTCGTTTTTTGGCGAGGTAAATATTTCATTAGAAGATCCCCATTCTACTAATTCTCCATTGTATAAGAAGGCTACATAATCAGCAACTCTTGCGACTTGCTGAGGATTATGTGACACAATAACTATAGCTATTTCATTTTTTAGCTCCGTTATTAATTTCTCGATAGCTTGAGAATTAACTATATCAATCATAGATGTAGGCTCGTCCATTAAAAGTACTTTTGGCTTAAGCGCAAGTGCTCTGGCTATTGTTAATCTTTGTTGTTGTCCACCTGAGAGTTGAGAAGCTGGACTATTTAGCCTATCATATACTTCTTTCCATAGCCCTACCTTTCTTAAGCACTCCTCCACTATTTTCTTTATTTCCCTTTTCTCTTTGATCCCGTGTGACTTTAGCGGATATGCTATGTTATCATAAATGCTAAGATGTGGAAATGGATTAGGCTGTTGAAATACCATTCCTACTTCTTTTCTAAGTTTTATAGCATCTATTTGAAAGATATCTTTGCCAAAATATAGAACCTTTCCATCAACCTTTATTTTACTATCATAGATCTCTATTAATCTATTCAAAACTTTTAATAATGTTGACTTTCCAGAACCTGAAGGCCCCATTATACCAAATATTGAATTATTAGGTATTTTAATAGTGATATCTTTCAGTATAGCTTTATCGTTTATATATAAATATAGTCTAGATATGTTAAATACGTCCTCTGCGCTTTTTCCAGCTTCCATTACGTTCTACTCATACTTCTATTTTTAATATATAAAAAGATAATCTATATAATCTATATATTCTACTATATCTTATTGAGAATACTATATATTATATACAATATGTTTATAATCCTA belongs to Saccharolobus solfataricus and includes:
- a CDS encoding ABC transporter substrate-binding protein; protein product: MPSVKAIGTIVAIIIVVSVISVYYYYKSSSTLQPATVNNNLRIVSLAPSDTQILISLGLGKYIVGTDYYSYQLLQSLNLTKDIPSNITVFSQISPPNISGLLLLHPTVIVVEKGLIGSYIEQMKEAGLNVLITNNDFASTYSQIENCILKVGEYFNVTSKAQQLIDWMNQKISDFSTAGNVSVAYLLWICPDLSFYTAGGNVFINSIIVQAGGINVFANYSGYPLLTPSPLLIIKPSVVIAQEVYNLTYTNYLISQYKGINSSNLYIIGNLATNLLNEPGPLSVYSIQVIKLIIEGKAPHFISDNWVINNLNVTLPVF
- a CDS encoding FecCD family ABC transporter permease, encoding MVRLSGIFLIIGFIISFLLGLLYGDVTIPISEIFHPSGVYAYILLNIRLPTLTVAILIGAILSTSGAVLQMLLRNPLVDPYISGTASGGAFGAVLTYLLLMLNLPFSWIIYFQPLVAFFTATLATLITIMIGKKSGYLGLVIGGVLVSFIFSSLVTVILSVMSAKYPQIPPLTFWLLGDISVVGWFNAIILSLFAILLLYFSLSNSRLIDLLSISDEISYSQGVNPNKQRVFWLLFISLVVAYCVSIAGIIGFLGIIVPHIIRRLIGGNTSQLVMYSSLLGSTILILSNILSHGIFGYFIPLTALLSIMGAPIMIFALVRKDVNVEEY
- a CDS encoding ABC transporter ATP-binding protein, yielding MLTLRNISVRLGGKLILSSISFSAVKGINVILGPNGSGKTTLLRAIIGMIKYDGEIRVDGEISYVPAEFFSPSMKVLDVLKAGRKRANYESYIKELNVEKFLERDFSTLSSGERKLILVTKALAEGDNVIMDEPLSNLDVKNKFFVMNILKKFNHKTFLITSHELETLRYADKAIVINKGKLEYDGGVSDLSDDLLSNVYGIKFKKIQVDGKTFFNVTG
- a CDS encoding ATP-binding cassette domain-containing protein: MEAGKSAEDVFNISRLYLYINDKAILKDITIKIPNNSIFGIMGPSGSGKSTLLKVLNRLIEIYDSKIKVDGKVLYFGKDIFQIDAIKLRKEVGMVFQQPNPFPHLSIYDNIAYPLKSHGIKEKREIKKIVEECLRKVGLWKEVYDRLNSPASQLSGGQQQRLTIARALALKPKVLLMDEPTSMIDIVNSQAIEKLITELKNEIAIVIVSHNPQQVARVADYVAFLYNGELVEWGSSNEIFTSPKNELTEKYVIGRIS